A single window of Synechococcus sp. C9 DNA harbors:
- the atpD gene encoding F0F1 ATP synthase subunit beta, protein MVATAEQTNVGRIVQVIGPVLDVAFPPGQLPKVYDALRIQGKNEAGQEVAVTCEVQQLLGDNTVRAVAMSSTDGLVRGMPVINTGAPISVPVGEVTLGRIFNVLGEPVDEKSEVPRTVTLPIHRSAPKFTDLEIKPSILETGIKVVDLLTPYRRGGKIGLFGGAGVGKTVIMMELINNIAINHGGVSVFGGVGERTREGNDLYNEMIESGVINQEDPSKSKIALVYGQMNEPPGARMRVGLSALTMAEYFRDVNKQDVLLFIDNIFRFVQAGSEVSALLGRMPSAVGYQPTLGTDMGELQERITSTREGSITSIQAVYVPADDLTDPAPATTFAHLDGTTVLSRSLASKGIYPAVDPLDSTSTMLQPGIVGQEHYTVARRVQATLQRYKELQDIIAILGLDELSEEDRLTVARARKVERFLSQPFFVAEVFTGAPGKYVKLEDTIKGFKMILDGELDDLPEQAFYMVGDINEAKAKAEKLKAEGKA, encoded by the coding sequence ATGGTTGCCACTGCTGAACAGACAAATGTGGGTCGGATTGTCCAGGTGATTGGGCCGGTGCTGGATGTGGCGTTTCCGCCCGGGCAGTTGCCCAAGGTTTATGATGCCCTGCGGATTCAGGGTAAAAATGAGGCGGGTCAGGAAGTAGCGGTGACCTGCGAAGTCCAGCAATTGCTGGGGGACAATACGGTGCGGGCGGTGGCCATGAGTTCCACGGACGGTCTGGTGCGGGGAATGCCGGTGATCAATACGGGGGCACCCATTAGCGTGCCGGTGGGAGAAGTGACCCTGGGACGAATTTTTAATGTGTTGGGCGAACCGGTGGACGAAAAAAGCGAGGTACCCAGGACGGTCACCCTGCCGATTCACCGCTCAGCGCCCAAGTTTACCGACCTGGAAATTAAACCTTCGATTTTGGAAACCGGGATCAAGGTGGTGGATTTGCTCACCCCCTACCGCAGGGGCGGTAAAATCGGTCTGTTTGGTGGGGCCGGTGTGGGGAAAACCGTGATCATGATGGAGTTGATCAACAATATCGCCATCAACCACGGGGGAGTCTCGGTATTCGGCGGTGTGGGGGAACGCACCCGGGAAGGGAATGACCTCTACAACGAAATGATTGAATCCGGGGTGATCAACCAGGAAGACCCCAGCAAGTCCAAAATTGCCCTGGTGTACGGTCAGATGAATGAACCGCCGGGGGCCCGGATGCGGGTGGGGCTGTCGGCGTTGACGATGGCGGAGTATTTCCGGGATGTGAATAAGCAGGATGTTCTGCTGTTTATTGACAATATCTTCCGGTTTGTGCAGGCGGGTTCGGAGGTGTCGGCGTTGTTGGGGCGGATGCCCTCGGCGGTGGGGTACCAGCCGACCCTGGGGACGGACATGGGGGAATTGCAGGAGCGGATCACCTCCACCCGGGAAGGTTCGATTACCTCGATTCAGGCGGTGTATGTCCCGGCGGATGACCTGACCGACCCGGCACCAGCGACGACCTTTGCCCACCTGGACGGCACGACGGTGCTCTCCCGGAGCTTGGCTTCCAAGGGCATTTACCCGGCGGTGGACCCCCTGGATTCCACTTCGACCATGTTGCAACCGGGTATCGTGGGGCAGGAGCATTACACGGTGGCCCGGCGGGTGCAGGCGACCTTACAACGGTATAAGGAATTGCAGGACATTATCGCCATCCTGGGGCTGGATGAACTTTCGGAGGAGGACCGGTTGACGGTGGCCCGGGCCCGCAAGGTGGAGCGGTTTTTGTCCCAGCCCTTCTTCGTGGCGGAGGTGTTCACCGGTGCCCCTGGCAAATATGTTAAGCTGGAAGATACCATCAAAGGATTCAAGATGATCCTGGATGGGGAGTTGGACGACCTGCCGGAACAGGCCTTTTACATGGTGGGGGACATCAACGAAGCCAAGGCGAAGGCGGAAAAACTGAAGGCTGAGGGGAAAGCATGA
- the atpC gene encoding ATP synthase F1 subunit epsilon: protein MTLTVRVITPGQTVWDGAAQEVILPSTSGQLGVLTDHIPLLTALDIGVMQIKSGGDWFPLVVLGGFAEVENNEVTVLVNGAEMASTLDGAKVQAELAQAEATLEKAVSRKEKLDAAQQVKQARARWHAVRMVSPER, encoded by the coding sequence ATGACCTTAACCGTACGGGTGATTACGCCGGGGCAAACCGTTTGGGACGGGGCGGCACAGGAGGTGATTTTGCCCAGTACCTCGGGGCAGTTGGGGGTGTTGACGGATCACATTCCCCTACTGACGGCTCTGGATATTGGGGTCATGCAGATCAAAAGCGGTGGGGATTGGTTCCCCCTGGTGGTCTTGGGGGGCTTTGCCGAGGTGGAAAACAACGAGGTGACGGTGCTGGTGAACGGGGCGGAAATGGCCTCGACCCTCGACGGGGCCAAGGTACAGGCGGAGTTGGCTCAGGCGGAGGCGACCTTGGAAAAGGCGGTCAGCCGCAAGGAAAAGCTGGATGCCGCCCAACAGGTGAAACAGGCCAGGGCACGGTGGCACGCAGTGCGGATGGTATCGCCGGAACGATGA
- a CDS encoding 5-formyltetrahydrofolate cyclo-ligase encodes MLEPPKPQLRAHLRGQRQSISPAQHRQFSQQVIHHLTRHPRWRTAEQVFGYVSIQGEPDLDCLWDEGGKIWGLPRRYGQTLRWHRWQTGTALIAGTIPEPNPDAPLLTPQPGDLLLIPALAYDRQGYRLGYGGGYFDRLLAQPEWQGVYRVGIIFQAFLLPLLPRDPWDQAVQAVCTEQGWWEISPPG; translated from the coding sequence GTGCTGGAACCTCCTAAACCCCAACTCCGGGCGCATTTACGGGGACAACGGCAGAGCATTTCACCAGCCCAACATCGGCAATTCAGCCAGCAGGTGATACATCATTTAACCCGCCATCCCCGCTGGCGGACAGCAGAACAGGTCTTTGGCTATGTCAGCATCCAAGGCGAACCGGATTTGGACTGTTTGTGGGACGAGGGGGGCAAAATCTGGGGCTTACCCCGCCGTTATGGGCAGACCTTGCGCTGGCATCGCTGGCAGACAGGTACCGCTTTAATCGCAGGCACAATCCCGGAACCGAACCCGGATGCCCCCCTACTCACACCCCAACCGGGGGATTTACTGCTCATCCCGGCGTTAGCCTACGACCGGCAGGGCTATCGTTTGGGGTATGGGGGCGGTTATTTCGACCGGCTGTTGGCGCAACCGGAGTGGCAGGGGGTGTACCGGGTGGGCATTATTTTCCAGGCATTTCTCCTGCCCCTGTTGCCCCGTGACCCTTGGGATCAGGCGGTGCAGGCGGTGTGTACCGAGCAGGGTTGGTGGGAGATAAGCCCGCCTGGGTAA
- a CDS encoding methylenetetrahydrofolate reductase, producing the protein MTHLSRLQQGIQRGEFLITAEVMPPKGGNPATMLHMAQLLDPWVHGINVTDGSRAVLRMSSLAAASLLQQHHLEPIYQVACRDRNRIALQADLMGANALGIRNVLALTGDPVRAGDQPQAKAVYDYESVRLLQVIQKLNQGMDSENQPLPDGALNLFPGAAVDPQSGSWSGLQRRFERKLQAGAQFFQSQMIVDFDRLEKFMTQIAQGCGRPILAGIFLLKSAKNAHYINKNVPGVKIPEALIQRLERAVHPLEEGIRIASEQVQWARQLCQGVHLMAVKREDLIPEILTQAGLSPTNPARYTPPAPPDPKGHGATGAGEMPGK; encoded by the coding sequence ATGACCCATCTCAGCCGTTTGCAACAGGGGATTCAACGGGGGGAATTTCTGATCACCGCCGAAGTCATGCCCCCCAAAGGTGGCAACCCCGCAACCATGCTCCACATGGCACAGCTTTTAGACCCCTGGGTGCATGGCATCAACGTCACCGATGGCAGTCGTGCGGTCCTGCGTATGAGTTCTCTGGCGGCGGCGAGCTTATTACAACAGCATCACCTAGAACCGATTTACCAAGTCGCCTGTCGGGATCGCAATCGCATCGCCCTACAAGCGGATTTGATGGGTGCCAACGCCCTGGGCATTCGCAATGTTCTGGCGTTGACCGGCGACCCGGTGCGGGCGGGGGATCAGCCCCAAGCCAAGGCAGTTTATGACTACGAATCGGTGCGCTTGTTGCAGGTGATCCAAAAACTCAACCAGGGCATGGACAGCGAAAATCAACCCTTGCCAGACGGGGCGTTAAATCTATTTCCCGGTGCCGCCGTTGACCCCCAATCCGGGAGTTGGTCGGGATTACAAAGGCGTTTTGAACGGAAACTGCAAGCGGGGGCGCAATTTTTCCAAAGTCAAATGATTGTGGATTTTGACCGTTTAGAAAAGTTCATGACCCAGATTGCCCAGGGGTGTGGTCGCCCCATTTTAGCAGGCATTTTTCTGCTCAAATCCGCCAAAAACGCCCACTATATTAATAAGAACGTGCCGGGGGTGAAGATTCCCGAAGCCCTGATCCAACGCTTGGAACGGGCAGTCCATCCCCTAGAAGAAGGGATACGCATCGCCAGCGAGCAGGTGCAATGGGCGCGACAACTCTGCCAAGGGGTGCATCTGATGGCGGTCAAACGGGAGGATTTGATCCCGGAAATTCTTACCCAGGCGGGCTTATCTCCCACCAACCCTGCTCGGTACACACCGCCTGCACCGCCTGATCCCAAGGGTCACGGGGCAACAGGGGCAGGAGAAATGCCTGGAAAATAA
- the trpS gene encoding tryptophan--tRNA ligase — protein MQRPRVLSGVQPTGNLHLGNYLGAIRNWVMGQKERENYFCVVDLHAMTVPYQPAELAQNSYTVAALYLACGLDPQYSVIFIQSHVPAHSQLAWLLNCITPLNWLERMIQFKEKALKQGEDVGVGLLDYPVLMAADILLYQADLVPVGEDQKQHLELTRDIAQRFNYLFATPETPILKVPEPLIGTAGARVMSLTDGTSKMSKSDPSDMSRINLLDPPDLIQKKIKRCKTDPIKGLEFDHPERPECHNLLTLYQIFTEREKTAVASEVKDMGWGEFKPKLTDAIIEHLRPLQTRYQELMGAKDYLYQVLREGRERAHQVAQTTLEQVQKAMGMAALL, from the coding sequence ATGCAACGTCCACGGGTGCTTTCGGGGGTACAGCCCACCGGCAATCTCCATCTCGGCAATTACCTGGGTGCCATCCGCAACTGGGTGATGGGGCAAAAGGAGCGGGAAAATTATTTCTGTGTGGTGGATTTACACGCCATGACCGTGCCCTACCAGCCCGCAGAACTGGCACAAAATTCCTACACTGTAGCGGCTTTGTACTTAGCATGCGGACTCGACCCCCAGTACAGTGTGATATTCATCCAATCCCATGTGCCTGCCCACAGCCAACTGGCTTGGTTGTTAAATTGCATCACGCCCTTGAATTGGTTGGAGCGGATGATTCAATTCAAGGAAAAAGCCCTGAAACAGGGGGAAGATGTGGGGGTGGGGTTATTGGATTATCCGGTGTTGATGGCTGCCGATATTTTGCTGTATCAGGCGGATTTGGTGCCGGTGGGGGAGGATCAAAAACAGCATTTGGAACTCACCCGGGACATTGCCCAGCGGTTCAATTATCTATTTGCCACGCCGGAGACACCGATTTTGAAAGTGCCGGAACCCCTGATTGGCACGGCAGGCGCACGGGTGATGAGTTTGACCGATGGTACGAGCAAAATGTCCAAATCCGACCCCTCAGACATGAGCCGGATTAACTTACTCGACCCGCCCGATCTGATTCAGAAAAAAATTAAACGCTGTAAAACCGACCCGATCAAGGGCTTGGAATTTGACCATCCTGAGCGACCGGAATGCCATAATCTCCTGACCCTCTATCAAATTTTTACGGAACGGGAAAAAACCGCTGTGGCTAGTGAAGTGAAAGACATGGGTTGGGGAGAATTTAAGCCCAAATTAACCGATGCCATTATTGAGCATCTGCGTCCCTTGCAAACCCGTTATCAGGAATTAATGGGGGCAAAAGATTACCTTTATCAAGTGTTGCGGGAGGGACGGGAACGGGCGCATCAGGTGGCGCAAACCACCTTAGAACAGGTGCAAAAAGCGATGGGCATGGCGGCGCTTTTATGA
- a CDS encoding bestrophin family ion channel, producing the protein MGNRTHHWFRLAVQLRGSVLPRIAPRIVLFMGYSALIVFSRQMGWKLPISILGELTSNVAYNLVLGLLLVFRTNNSYDRYWEGRKAWGQIVISLRNLARTMQVSIPVQNEQEWQQKKRAFQLLIAFPIAVKLHLRENPDNQELTDFLTPAERATLDQVPNRPIYITLWLQDYFQKQVAHQRLDSNRAWELDDSVNQLIQGLATCERIVSTPLPMAYVIYLKQLILVYCLALPWGLKPELGWAMVLIVGVVAFILMGVEELAREIENPFGLDVNDLPLEDLCTMIRRSVNMISQFQPPVFPAADDR; encoded by the coding sequence GTGGGCAACCGCACACACCATTGGTTTCGTTTGGCGGTGCAACTGCGGGGGTCGGTGTTGCCACGAATTGCCCCCCGGATTGTCCTATTCATGGGCTACAGTGCTCTGATTGTTTTTTCCCGGCAGATGGGTTGGAAATTGCCGATCAGTATTTTGGGGGAATTGACCTCAAATGTGGCTTATAATTTGGTACTCGGTCTTTTACTGGTTTTTCGCACGAATAATTCCTACGACCGCTACTGGGAAGGGCGCAAAGCCTGGGGACAAATTGTGATTTCCCTGCGCAATTTGGCGCGCACGATGCAGGTGAGTATCCCGGTGCAAAATGAACAGGAATGGCAACAGAAAAAAAGGGCATTTCAATTACTCATTGCCTTTCCCATTGCGGTGAAACTCCACCTGCGGGAAAACCCAGATAATCAAGAATTAACGGATTTCCTGACCCCCGCTGAACGTGCGACCCTTGACCAGGTACCCAATCGCCCCATTTATATCACGCTGTGGTTGCAGGATTATTTCCAAAAACAAGTGGCGCACCAACGTTTGGATTCCAACCGTGCCTGGGAATTGGATGATTCAGTGAATCAATTGATTCAGGGTTTAGCTACCTGTGAACGCATCGTCAGTACCCCCCTGCCGATGGCTTATGTGATTTATTTGAAACAATTAATTTTGGTCTATTGCTTGGCGTTGCCTTGGGGGTTGAAACCGGAGTTGGGCTGGGCAATGGTTTTGATCGTGGGGGTGGTGGCGTTTATTTTAATGGGCGTGGAAGAATTGGCGCGGGAGATTGAAAACCCCTTTGGTTTGGATGTGAATGACTTGCCTTTGGAAGACCTCTGCACCATGATTCGCCGGAGTGTTAATATGATTAGCCAGTTTCAGCCCCCCGTGTTCCCTGCTGCCGATGACCGCTAA
- a CDS encoding bestrophin family ion channel, which translates to MTAKSPPPAHIWLWLRTVLTLRGSLLPNILPLMGVFTLYSAAIVEAWQMHFPLPIRVFGELTNNVVFNLVLGLLLVFRTNSSYDRFWEGRKAWGDIVVNVRNLARTIQLCIPVQTEAESQRRQRILQMLTGFAVATKLHLREVTDNPELVPYFNADELTQLQQSRNRPLQITLWIQDYLQQEFQQERIDTVRLLELNQFLNAIIQGLTACERIRQTPIPPAYLIYLRRLIALYCLCLPLALVTQWGWWTVLVVGVVGFILFGIEELGRQIADPFGFDPNDLPLEAICTTLAENVSTIAGVNGFDNSPPMPPTPSDSSLLQTH; encoded by the coding sequence ATGACCGCTAAATCCCCGCCCCCGGCGCACATCTGGCTCTGGTTGCGTACCGTGTTGACCCTGCGGGGGTCGTTACTCCCCAACATTTTACCATTAATGGGTGTATTTACATTATACAGTGCAGCAATTGTGGAGGCGTGGCAGATGCATTTCCCTTTACCCATCCGTGTCTTTGGGGAATTGACCAACAACGTGGTGTTTAACCTGGTGCTGGGGTTACTGCTCGTCTTTCGCACCAATAGTTCCTACGACCGGTTTTGGGAAGGGCGCAAAGCCTGGGGGGATATTGTGGTGAATGTGCGGAATTTGGCGCGTACCATTCAACTGTGTATTCCCGTGCAAACCGAGGCGGAATCCCAGCGGCGGCAACGGATTTTACAGATGTTGACCGGGTTTGCGGTGGCGACCAAACTGCATTTGCGGGAGGTGACGGACAATCCAGAATTAGTGCCCTATTTTAATGCGGATGAATTAACCCAATTGCAACAGAGTCGCAACCGTCCCCTGCAAATTACCCTGTGGATTCAGGATTATCTTCAGCAGGAATTTCAACAGGAACGGATTGATACGGTGCGATTGCTGGAACTGAACCAATTTCTCAACGCCATTATCCAGGGGTTGACCGCCTGTGAACGGATTCGCCAAACCCCCATTCCCCCCGCCTATTTGATCTACCTGCGCCGATTGATTGCCCTGTACTGCCTATGTCTGCCCCTGGCACTGGTGACCCAATGGGGCTGGTGGACGGTTTTGGTGGTGGGCGTTGTGGGGTTTATCCTGTTTGGCATTGAGGAACTGGGGCGACAGATCGCTGACCCCTTTGGGTTTGACCCCAACGACTTGCCCCTGGAAGCCATTTGTACTACCCTGGCGGAGAATGTGAGTACCATTGCTGGGGTCAATGGGTTCGACAATAGTCCACCAATGCCGCCAACCCCCAGCGATAGCTCGCTACTCCAAACCCACTGA
- the aroQ gene encoding type II 3-dehydroquinate dehydratase has translation MQILVLHGPNLNLLGQREPTIYGNLSLAEINAQLELQAKDLGVNITCRQSNHEGVLVDWIHQAVGTFQGLLINPGAYTHTSLAIADAIRGTGIPTVEVHLSNIYARESYRHHSWIAPVAVGQISGFGVASYRWGLAALVDYCRTH, from the coding sequence GTGCAGATTCTCGTCCTGCATGGTCCCAATTTGAACCTGCTGGGACAGCGGGAACCCACCATTTATGGCAACCTATCCCTGGCGGAAATCAACGCTCAGTTAGAACTTCAGGCTAAGGATTTAGGGGTCAACATTACCTGCCGCCAGTCCAACCATGAGGGGGTATTGGTGGATTGGATTCACCAGGCGGTGGGAACATTTCAGGGTTTGCTGATCAATCCGGGAGCCTACACCCACACCAGTTTAGCCATTGCCGATGCGATCCGGGGGACTGGCATTCCCACAGTGGAAGTGCATCTGAGCAATATCTACGCCCGGGAGTCCTATCGGCATCATTCCTGGATTGCGCCGGTGGCGGTGGGGCAAATCAGTGGGTTTGGAGTAGCGAGCTATCGCTGGGGGTTGGCGGCATTGGTGGACTATTGTCGAACCCATTGA
- a CDS encoding DNA topoisomerase I — protein sequence MDSILAKLRDLLRRLIDILLGPQPEAEPIPVPVDDRR from the coding sequence ATGGATAGCATCCTCGCCAAACTAAGAGACTTGTTGAGACGTTTGATTGACATTTTGCTTGGTCCCCAGCCCGAAGCGGAGCCGATTCCCGTGCCAGTGGACGACCGCCGTTAG
- a CDS encoding adenylate/guanylate cyclase domain-containing protein, whose amino-acid sequence MGSESTILFADISGSTKLYETLGDEAALVLVSDCLQLLHQLGQKYQGQVVKTIGDEIMIRFPNPSLAAQAAFEMQDQSAQFFLNRKVISGLKVGFNHGTVIEQEDGDVFGDAVNVAARMVQLAKRNQILTPAETVRLIDPALPLQKRLVERTLVRGKQEPVDVYEILVHASDATIVGADITPPVMPLQALRLRLQFRDQVHYLDEQHHSLSLGRAPDNDLVIRSDQVSRQHGRIEFRRGKFILVDQSSNGTHIHPQGEPPVHIRRDEFILQKEGTIHPGAPDTEPIRYQCLVSRLG is encoded by the coding sequence ATGGGTAGCGAATCCACCATTCTGTTCGCCGACATCAGCGGCAGTACCAAACTCTACGAAACCCTGGGGGACGAAGCGGCCTTGGTGCTGGTGAGCGATTGCTTACAACTTCTGCATCAACTGGGACAAAAGTATCAGGGGCAGGTGGTGAAAACCATTGGGGATGAAATCATGATCCGCTTCCCGAATCCTTCCCTGGCGGCGCAGGCGGCTTTTGAGATGCAGGATCAGTCCGCCCAATTTTTCCTCAACCGCAAGGTAATTTCTGGATTGAAGGTCGGATTTAACCACGGCACGGTGATCGAGCAGGAGGACGGGGATGTGTTTGGGGATGCGGTGAATGTGGCGGCGCGCATGGTGCAACTTGCCAAACGCAACCAAATCCTCACCCCGGCGGAGACGGTGCGCCTCATCGATCCAGCGTTACCCCTACAAAAACGGCTGGTGGAGCGTACCCTGGTGCGGGGGAAACAGGAACCGGTGGACGTGTACGAAATCCTGGTACACGCCTCCGATGCCACCATAGTGGGTGCGGACATCACCCCACCGGTCATGCCGCTGCAAGCCCTCCGGTTACGGCTCCAATTTCGGGATCAGGTGCATTATTTGGATGAACAACACCATTCCTTGAGTTTGGGGCGGGCACCGGATAATGATCTAGTAATTCGCTCGGATCAGGTCTCCCGCCAGCACGGTCGGATTGAATTTCGCCGGGGCAAATTTATCCTGGTGGATCAAAGTTCCAACGGCACCCACATCCATCCCCAGGGGGAACCCCCGGTGCATATCCGCCGGGATGAATTTATCCTCCAAAAAGAGGGCACGATCCACCCCGGTGCTCCCGATACGGAGCCGATTCGCTATCAGTGCCTGGTGAGCCGTTTGGGTTGA